The proteins below come from a single Eucalyptus grandis isolate ANBG69807.140 chromosome 3, ASM1654582v1, whole genome shotgun sequence genomic window:
- the LOC104436323 gene encoding LOW QUALITY PROTEIN: protein ALP1-like (The sequence of the model RefSeq protein was modified relative to this genomic sequence to represent the inferred CDS: deleted 2 bases in 1 codon): protein MKLASLPNPEDLSYILTLLQNSMNEAASATTATSTKRRRRKENGGDRGGGGGGGGGGGRDAGSPGEEDGGGGRKKELKGVLASLLLLDEQEKRDGEESQRASREEKQLFETNHKKKTKAMLDYYSNVEEYYTEVEEQDRVRRKKGRSMAGAVAGAVACEAESEEGEKGAKKGGGGDGGGAGQQRRLWVKERSNAWWDECNTPGFPEEEFKKAFRMGRSTFDMICEELNSAIAKEDTTLRSAIPVRQRVAVCLWRLATGEPLRLVSKKFGLGISTCHKLVLEVCTAIRTVLMPKYLQWPDEDKARKIKDEYESISGIPNVVGSMYTTHIPIIAPKISVAAYFNKRHTERNQKTSYSITLQGVVDPRGVFTDVCIGWPGSMPDDQVLEKSALYQRANGGLLKGVWIVGNSGYPLLDWVLVPYTQQNLTWTQHAFNEKIGEVQKVAKDAFARLKARWSCLQKRTEVKLQDLPVVLGACCVLHNICEMRGEGIDLELGLELLDDEMVPELPLRSVSSMKARDAIAHNLLHHGLAGTSFL from the exons ATGAAACTCGCTTCCCTCCCGAACCCAGAAGACCTCTCCTACATCCTGACCCTCCTCCAGAACTCCATGAACGAGGCGGCCtccgccaccaccgccacctccaCCAAGCGCCGCCGGAGGAAAGAGAACGGCGGCGAcaggggcggcggcggcggaggaggaggaggaggaggtcggGACGCGGGCTCCCCTGGCGAAGAGGACGGCGGTGgcgggaggaagaaggagctgAAGGGGGTGCTCGcgtcgctgctgctgctggacGAGCAGGAGAAGCGGGACGGGGAGGAGAGCCAGAGGGCGTCCCGGGAGGAGAAGCAGCTGTTCGAGACCAATCACAAGAAGAAGACCAAGGCCATGCTGGACTACTACTCCAACGTCGAGGAGTACTACACGGAGGTGGAGGAGCAGGACCGGGTGAGGCGGAAGAAGGGGCGGTCGATGGCCGGGGCCGTCGCCGGCGCCGTCGCCTGCGAGGCGGAGTCG GAGGAAGGGGAGAAGGGGGCCAAGAAagggggcggcggcgacggcggcggggcCGGGCAGCAGAGGCGGTTGTGGGTCAAGGAGAGGTCGAATGCGTGGTGGGACGAGTGCAATACGCCGGGCTTCCCGGAGGAGGAGTTCAAGAAGGCGTTCAGGATGGGGAGATCGACCTTCGACATGATCTGCGAGGAGCTGAATTCGGCTATCGCGAAGGAGGACACGACATTGCGGAGCGCCATCCCGGTCCGGCAGCGGGTGGCGGTCTGCCTGTGGAGGTTGGCGACCGGCGAGCCGCTCCGGCTCGTCTCGAAGAAGTTCGGTTTAGGCATTTCGACTTGTCATAAGTTGGTTCTCGAGGTGTGTACGGCTATTCGGACCGTATTGATGCCTAAGTACTTGCAATGGCCTGATGAGGATAAGGCTAGGAAGATCAAGGATGAATATGAATCGATTTCGGGGATACCCAATGTCGTCGGGTCGATGTACACGACCCATATTCCGATTATCGCTCCTAAGATTAGCGTCGCCGCTTATTTCAATAAGCGGCACACGGAGCGGAATCAGAAGACCTCGTATTCGATCACTCTGCAAGGCGTGGTCGACCCCAGAGGGGTGTTTACTGATGTCTGTATCGGTTGGCCTGGTTCGATGCCCGATGATCAGGTGCTGGAGAAGTCTGCGCTTTATCAGAGGGCTAATGGGGGCTTATTGAAGGGCGTTTGGATCGTCGGTAATTCGGGGTACCCCTTGTTGGATTGGGTCTTGGTGCCTTACACACAGCAAAATTTGACGTGGACTCAGCACGCGTTTAATGAGAAGATCGGCGAGGTCCAGAAGGTGGCGAAAGACGCATTCGCGAGGTTGAAAGCGAGGTggagctgcttgcaaaaacggACGGAAGTGAAGCTTCAGGATTTGCCGGTGGTTCTCGGAGCATGCTGTGTTCTGCATAATATCTGCGAAATGAGAGGCGAGGGAATCGACTTGGAGCTAGGACTCGAGCTCCTTGATGATGAGATGGTCCCTGAGTTACCTTTGAGATCAGTGAGCTCGATGAAGGCTAGGGATGCTATTGCCCATAACCTCTTGCACCATGGCCTGGCTGGGACTTCTTTTCTATAG
- the LOC104436324 gene encoding uncharacterized protein LOC104436324, whose product MADPYYAYTAPTTDRATATRASFPGYLSSETPSLASRHAFSYGDQRTFSSDALQKDVNPVGPGTYGVDDILGRGIRPEPGTRRLAAGARLRGYSSPLEDPVLHQRQDFSAGISPIISATERSSSLRNFDSLAEPARESNILFVQGLPTDCTRREVGHLFRPFYGFKEIRVIHKEARRSGDRALVLCFVEFVDFKCALTAMEALQGYQFDDRKPDSPVLRIQSAHFPLRLPSDK is encoded by the exons ATGGCTGATCCCTACTACGCTTATACTGCTCCCACCACCGACCGAG CTACTGCTACCAGGGCAAGTTTTCCTGGCTATTTGTCATCTGAGACACCATCATTAGCATCTCGTCATGCATTCAGCTATGGAGATCAACGCACTTTTTCTTCAGATGCTTTGCAGAAAGAT GTAAATCCAGTAGGACCTGGGACATATGGTGTAGATGATATTCTAGGAAGGGGAATACGTCCTGAACCTGGAACCAGACGATTAGCAGCTGGTGCAAGACTAAGGGGCTATTCATCTCCTTTAGAAGATCCAGTACTTCATCAAAGACAAGACTTTTCAGCAGGCATTAGTCCTATAATTTCAGCAACTGAAAGGTCAAGTTCCTTGAGGAATTTTGATAGCTTGGCAGAACCCGCAAGAGAATCAAATATCTTGTTTGTCCAGGGTCTTCCAACTGATTGTACCAGAAGAGAAGTAGGCC ATCTGTTTCGACCATTTTATGGCTTCAAGGAGATCAGAGTTATCCATAAGGAGGCCAGACGG AGTGGAGATAGGGCTTTGGTATTGTGCTTTGTTGAGTTTGTGGATTTCAAATGTGCTTTGACAGCTATGGAAGCTCTTCAAG GTTACCAGTTTGATGACAGGAAACCAGACTCCCCAGTCTTGAGGATTCAATCTGCACACTTTCCTCTCCGTTTACCCTCTGATAAATGA
- the LOC104436325 gene encoding (S)-coclaurine N-methyltransferase, with product MEKMMQVPYEATVKVMMASLERNLLPDAVIRRLTRLLLAGRLRSCYRPSSDLQLSDLLHFAHSLKEMPIAITTEKPKEQHYELPTSFFKLVLGKHLKYSCCYFSDKSMTLEDAEKAMLELYCEKSQLKDGHTVLDVGCGWGSLTLYIAQKYSNCKITGICNSTTQKAHIEEQCRNLQLQNVEIIVADISTYEMEASYDRIFSIEMFEHMKNYKDLLQKISKWMEEDGLLFVHHFCHKAFAYHFEDINEDDWITRYFFTGGTMPSANLLLYFQDDVSVVNHWLVNGKHYAQTSEEWLKRMDQNLASIKPIMEGTYGKEQAVKWTVYWRTFFIAVAELFGYNDGEEWMVALFLFKKK from the exons ATGGAGAAGATGATGCAGGTGCCGTACGAGGCGACGGTGAAGGTGATGATGGCCTCCCTCGAGCGCAACCTCCTGCCCGACGCCGTCATCCGGCGGCTCACGCGCTTGCTCCTCGCCGGCCGCCTCCGCTCCTGCTACCGCCCTTCCTCCGACCTCCAGCTCTCCGACCTCCTCCACTTCGCCCatt CTCTGAAAGAAATGCCTATCGCCATCACGACGGAGAAGCCCAAAGAACAGCATTATGAGCTGCCCACTTCGTTCTTCAAGCTGGTGCTCGGCAAGCATCTCAAATACAG CTGCTGTTACTTCTCCGACAAGTCGATGACCTTGGAGGATGCTGAAAAGGCAATGCTGGAGCTCTACTGTGAGAAATCCCAGTTGAAAGATGGCCACACTGTTCTGGATGTGGGATGTGGATGGGGCTCACTGACTCTGTATATAGCACAAAAATACAGCAACTGCAAGATTACAGGAATATGCAACTCGACAACACAAAAAGCACACATTGAAGAGCAGTGCCG GAATCTTCAGTTGCAGAATGTGGAGATCATTGTTGCTGATATCAGCACATATGAAATGGAAGCTTCATATGATCGAATATTCTCTATCGAGATGTTTGAG CATATGAAGAACTATAAGGATCTTCTCCAGAAAATTTCAAAGTGGATGGAAGAGGATGGCCTTCTTTTTGTTCATCATTTCTGCCATAAAGCATTTGCATACCATTTTGAG GACATAAATGAAGATGACTGGATTACTAGATACTTCTTCACCGGTGGTACAATGCCCTCGGCTAACCTGCTTCTTTATTTTCAG GATGACGTTTCTGTTGTCAATCATTGGCTGGTCAATGGGAAGCATTATGCACAGACAAG TGAAGAATGGCTCAAGAGAATGGATCAGAATTTGGCTTCAATCAAGCCCATCATGGAGGGTACTTATGGCAAGGAACAAGCTGTCAAGTGGACTGTCTACTGGAGAACATTCTTCATCGCCGTTGCGGAACTATTTGGATACAATGATGGAGAAGAGTGGATGGTGGCACTTTTCCTGTTTAAAAAGAAATGA
- the LOC104436326 gene encoding protein PLASTID MOVEMENT IMPAIRED 1-RELATED 2 isoform X1: MLVSGHESGNDACSTSASNSQLLHDIEAISKALYLHEATQKPLISPSTQYPGKVGWVEDRLVPKSGNRDEKGSNKFNKSSSLWNWKKPLKALSHLRGRKFGCLFYLHVHSVEGLPVNFDGVGLCVEFKRKDEVLKSRPSRVLRGTADFDDTLMHRCTVYCHKSGPLNSCKYEPKLFSVRTSVIGTPGVDVGEHWVDLTRLLPLTLEELDGDKSSGKWTTSFKLAGKAKGATLNVSFGYSLVGGGNLESNGNMTVSELINLAYSRSNAKQQDRGFPENCSTEKLRRSGSVPSDLNHPSLHFAQPLDVKVGHGAFVDHAIEFSKSIHYLYEKLEQDILSDKSGSDSSSENVKSSKAKSGLCPEPAREPIDDEGDDIDFVVIDQGIEVPQSKQLNPVQVSIHTQDSTTEALNKDDTLLGNDSLCLDKMKCDLVDHLTGSTTTGLVIGDNKIGEQSVHAKQSALEVESSFLDALILDSADLGSLPASVHSECEEDYMGLKYSYKANKKGTKSQSFNDISEHVTSDFLHMLESERSLSGSKFNGEPESPREQLLREFEREAFLSGNFVIDFDAAEERVRFDWGALVGSSSEDNPADSILTLALQDAEEEYEQSSQSLRHRRKVKMLEDLETEVLMREWGLDEKAFQNSPRCSSGGFGSPIELPSQEPVESPLLGEGFGPSIQTVGGGFLRTMMPSLFRNAKNGINLILQVSRPVVLPARMGSSNIKVLQHLASIEIEKLSKQIDKAMPLEDITGRTLQQIACEAASKTICRQALLHHETASSQKFKEQECGLSCHNPVSDSASLEDVVLLAMDKIEALTIEGLRTQCGMTDEEAPSRIIPHFETPASQRNYANFHELMGLEDDAFLLYDVHNGDNDAYELMDFYVTLDEWLRLDAGVSTGNQDESGESTRKILVVHHEKCEDSSREKLIDDIHPNEASGIRSGILRNNLTVAFRVQLRDPLRNFEAVGDPMLALVHVERRYVQQDVSEGRKEEEDDNMPARDGIAISSFRITELHLAGIDAKPDEKHSWGTTRQRQLGTRWLFASGLGKATKQPLAKSKAVVKSSLGVTTKVPRADILWSISPYAHGIESNSKKSGRLPTHVRNPDVIFHSSF; encoded by the exons ATGTTGGTGTCGGGACATGAGTCTGGAAACGATGCGTGCTCTACGAGCGCCAGCAATAGTCAGCTCTTGCATGATATTGAGGCAATAAGCAAAGCTTTGTATTTGCATGAAGCCACTCAAAAGCCTTTGATCTCCCCATCAACTCAATATCCTGGAAAAGTTGGGTGGGTTGAAGATAGATTGGTTCCAAAATCGGGAAATCGGGATGAAAAGGGATCGAACAAGTTCAACAAATCATCGTCCTTGTGGAATTGGAAGAAACCCCTAAAAGCCCTGTCCCATCTCCGGGGCCGAAAGTTCGGATGCCTTTTCTATCTTCACGTGCACTCTGTTGAGGGTTTACCTGTGAATTTTGATGGTGTTGGTTTGTGTGTGGAATTTAAAAGGAAGGATGAGGTGTTAAAGTCACGACCATCAAGGGTTCTAAGAGGAACTGCTGATTTTGATGACACTTTGATGCATAGATGTACTGTGTATTGCCATAAAAGTGGGCCTCTCAACTCATGCAAGTATGAACCTAAGCTGTTCTCAGTTCGTACTTCTGTGATTGGAACTCCGGGCGTTGATGTTGGTGAGCACTGGGTTGATCTCACCAGGCTGCTGCCTCTGACTTTGGAAGAGTTGGATGGAGACAAAAGTTCAGGTAAATGGACAACAAGTTTCAAACTTGCTGGCAAGGCTAAAGGTGCAACTCTGAATGTCAGTTTTGGTTATTCACTGGTAGGTGGAGGTAATCTTGAGTCTAATGGTAATATGACTGTTTCAGAGCTCATAAACTTGGCATATAGTAGGTCAAACGCAAAGCAACAAGATAGAGGATTTCCTGAGAATTGTTCAACTGAAAAGCTTCGGCGGAGTGGGAGTGTTCCAAGCGATTTAAACCATCCTTCTCTCCATTTTGCACAGCCTCTTGATGTTAAGGTGGGACATGGTGCCTTTGTTGATCATGCTATAGAATTCTCCAAATCGATCCATTATCTCTATGAGAAACTTGAGCAAGATATTTTGAGTGATAAATCGGGGTCGGATTCATCATCGGAGAATGTGAAGTCATCAAAAGCAAAATCTGGTCTCTGTCCTGAGCCTGCTAGAGAACCTATAGATGATGAAGGAGATGACATAGACTTTGTTGTGATAGACCAGGGAATTGAAGTACCTCAAAGTAAACAGTTGAATCCTGTTCAAGTTAGCATTCATACTCAAGATTCTACAACTGAAGCACTAAATAAGGATGACACCCTCTTAGGCAATGACTCACTCTGTCTGGACAAGATGAAGTGTGATTTAGTGGATCACTTAACTGGTAGTACAACGACTGGGCTTGTAATTGGTGATAATAAAATAGGGGAGCAAAGTGTACATGCAAAGCAGTCAGCTCTGGAAGTGGAGTCAAGTTTTCTTGATGCGTTGATTTTGGACTCAGCTGACTTGGGTTCTTTGCCTGCTTCAGTTCACAGTGAGTGTGAGGAAGACTACATGGGGCTTAAATATAGTtataaagcaaacaaaaaagGAACCAAATCGCAGAGTTTTAATGATATTAGTGAACATGTGACTAGTGATTTCTTGCACATGCTGGAAAGCGAGCGCAGTCTCTCTGGCTCAAAGTTCAATGGCGAACCTGAGTCTCCCAGAGAACAACTCTTAAGAGAATTTGAAAGAGAAGCTTTCCTTTCTGGCAATTTTGTAATAGATTTTGATGCCGCGGAGGAGCGGGTGAGATTTGATTGGGGGGCTTTAGTTGGATCTTCTTCTGAAGATAACCCTGCAGATTCTATTCTCACTTTAGCTCTTCAAGATGCTGAAGAGGAATATGAGCAGTCTAGTCAGTCATTGAGGCACAGAAGAAAGGTCAAAATGCTTGAAGATCTAGAGACTGAAGTTTTAATGCGTGAGTGGGGGTTGGATGAAAAAGCCTTTCAGAATTCTCCTCGATGTTCCTCTGGTGGCTTTGGGAGTCCAATTGAACTACCTTCACAGGAGCCAGTTGAGTCACCTTTGCTTGGAGAAGGTTTTGGTCCATCTATTCAGACTGTAGGAGGAGGTTTCTTGAGGACTATGATGCCCTCGCTCTTCAGGAATGCTAAAAATGGCATCAACTTAATACTGCAAGTTTCTAGACCAGTTGTGTTACCTGCAAGAATGGGTTCTAGTAACATAAAGGTACTCCAGCACCTTGCATCAATTGAAATCGAAAAGCTTTCTAAGCAGATCGATAAAGCCATGCCTTTGGAGGACATTACTGGTAGGACTTTGCAACAAATAGCCTGTGAAGCTGCTTCCAAAACCATATG CAGGCAGGCTCTTTTGCATCATGAAACAGCATCGAGCCAAAAATTCAAGGAACAGGAGTGTGGTTTGAGCTGTCATAACCCGGTCTCAGACTCGGCATCTCTAGAAGATGTTGTGCTCTTGGCCATGGATAAGATTGAAGCCCTAACAATTGAAGGTTTGAGAACTCAATGTGGGATGACAGATGAGGAGGCACCTTCAAGAATTATTCCACACTTCGAAACGCCTGCTTCTCaaagaaattatgcaaattttcATGAGCTTATGGGCTTGGAAGATGATGCATTTCTCCTTTACGATGTTCATAATGGTGACAATGATGCTTATGAATTGATGGATTTCTATGTAACTTTGGATGAGTGGTTGAGGCTTGACGCTGGAGTTAGTACTGGAAACCAGGATGAAAGTGGGGAGAGCACTAGAAAGATACTAGTGGTCCATCATGAAAAGTGCGAGGACAGCTCCAGAGAGAAGCTGATTGATGACATACATCCTAATGAGGCATCTGGTATAAGGAGCGGCATTTTACGGAACAACCTCACCGTAGCCTTCAGGGTGCAGCTGAGGGACCCTCTTAGAAACTTTGAAGCTGTTGGTGATCCAATGCTTGCTCTGGTTCATGTAGAGAGAAGATATGTTCAACAAGATGTTTCAGAggggagaaaggaggaggaagacgacaATATGCCCGCGAGAGATGGAATAGCCATTTCTTCGTTTAGAATCACTGAACTCCATCTGGCAGGCATAGACGCCAAACCGGACGAGAAGCATTCATGGGGAACTACAAGACAGCGACAATTGGGCACCCGGTGGTTATTTGCAAGTGGTTTGGGTAAGGCTACTAAACAACCACTCGCGAAATCAAAAGCTGTGGTGAAATCATCGCTAGGAGTGACGACAAAGGTGCCACGTGCAGATATTTTGTGGAGCATCTCTCCTTATGCTCATGGCATTGAAAGCAATTCTAAGAAGTCTGGACGACTACCCACACACGTGCGAAATCCCGACGTCATCTTTCATTCATCTTTCTAA
- the LOC104436326 gene encoding protein PLASTID MOVEMENT IMPAIRED 1-RELATED 2 isoform X2 has protein sequence MLVSGHESGNDACSTSASNSQLLHDIEAISKALYLHEATQKPLISPSTQYPGKVGWVEDRLVPKSGNRDEKGSNKFNKSSSLWNWKKPLKALSHLRGRKFGCLFYLHVHSVEGLPVNFDGVGLCVEFKRKDEVLKSRPSRVLRGTADFDDTLMHRCTVYCHKSGPLNSCKYEPKLFSVRTSVIGTPGVDVGEHWVDLTRLLPLTLEELDGDKSSGKWTTSFKLAGKAKGATLNVSFGYSLVGGGNLESNGNMTVSELINLAYSRSNAKQQDRGFPENCSTEKLRRSGSVPSDLNHPSLHFAQPLDVKVGHGAFVDHAIEFSKSIHYLYEKLEQDILSDKSGSDSSSENVKSSKAKSGLCPEPAREPIDDEGDDIDFVVIDQGIEVPQSKQLNPVQVSIHTQDSTTEALNKDDTLLGNDSLCLDKMKCDLVDHLTGSTTTGLVIGDNKIGEQSVHAKQSALEVESSFLDALILDSADLGSLPASVHSECEEDYMGLKYSYKANKKGTKSQSFNDISEHVTSDFLHMLESERSLSGSKFNGEPESPREQLLREFEREAFLSGNFVIDFDAAEERVRFDWGALVGSSSEDNPADSILTLALQDAEEEYEQSSQSLRHRRKVKMLEDLETEVLMREWGLDEKAFQNSPRCSSGGFGSPIELPSQEPVESPLLGEGFGPSIQTVGGGFLRTMMPSLFRNAKNGINLILQVSRPVVLPARMGSSNIKVLQHLASIEIEKLSKQIDKAMPLEDITGRTLQQIACEAASKTIWQALLHHETASSQKFKEQECGLSCHNPVSDSASLEDVVLLAMDKIEALTIEGLRTQCGMTDEEAPSRIIPHFETPASQRNYANFHELMGLEDDAFLLYDVHNGDNDAYELMDFYVTLDEWLRLDAGVSTGNQDESGESTRKILVVHHEKCEDSSREKLIDDIHPNEASGIRSGILRNNLTVAFRVQLRDPLRNFEAVGDPMLALVHVERRYVQQDVSEGRKEEEDDNMPARDGIAISSFRITELHLAGIDAKPDEKHSWGTTRQRQLGTRWLFASGLGKATKQPLAKSKAVVKSSLGVTTKVPRADILWSISPYAHGIESNSKKSGRLPTHVRNPDVIFHSSF, from the exons ATGTTGGTGTCGGGACATGAGTCTGGAAACGATGCGTGCTCTACGAGCGCCAGCAATAGTCAGCTCTTGCATGATATTGAGGCAATAAGCAAAGCTTTGTATTTGCATGAAGCCACTCAAAAGCCTTTGATCTCCCCATCAACTCAATATCCTGGAAAAGTTGGGTGGGTTGAAGATAGATTGGTTCCAAAATCGGGAAATCGGGATGAAAAGGGATCGAACAAGTTCAACAAATCATCGTCCTTGTGGAATTGGAAGAAACCCCTAAAAGCCCTGTCCCATCTCCGGGGCCGAAAGTTCGGATGCCTTTTCTATCTTCACGTGCACTCTGTTGAGGGTTTACCTGTGAATTTTGATGGTGTTGGTTTGTGTGTGGAATTTAAAAGGAAGGATGAGGTGTTAAAGTCACGACCATCAAGGGTTCTAAGAGGAACTGCTGATTTTGATGACACTTTGATGCATAGATGTACTGTGTATTGCCATAAAAGTGGGCCTCTCAACTCATGCAAGTATGAACCTAAGCTGTTCTCAGTTCGTACTTCTGTGATTGGAACTCCGGGCGTTGATGTTGGTGAGCACTGGGTTGATCTCACCAGGCTGCTGCCTCTGACTTTGGAAGAGTTGGATGGAGACAAAAGTTCAGGTAAATGGACAACAAGTTTCAAACTTGCTGGCAAGGCTAAAGGTGCAACTCTGAATGTCAGTTTTGGTTATTCACTGGTAGGTGGAGGTAATCTTGAGTCTAATGGTAATATGACTGTTTCAGAGCTCATAAACTTGGCATATAGTAGGTCAAACGCAAAGCAACAAGATAGAGGATTTCCTGAGAATTGTTCAACTGAAAAGCTTCGGCGGAGTGGGAGTGTTCCAAGCGATTTAAACCATCCTTCTCTCCATTTTGCACAGCCTCTTGATGTTAAGGTGGGACATGGTGCCTTTGTTGATCATGCTATAGAATTCTCCAAATCGATCCATTATCTCTATGAGAAACTTGAGCAAGATATTTTGAGTGATAAATCGGGGTCGGATTCATCATCGGAGAATGTGAAGTCATCAAAAGCAAAATCTGGTCTCTGTCCTGAGCCTGCTAGAGAACCTATAGATGATGAAGGAGATGACATAGACTTTGTTGTGATAGACCAGGGAATTGAAGTACCTCAAAGTAAACAGTTGAATCCTGTTCAAGTTAGCATTCATACTCAAGATTCTACAACTGAAGCACTAAATAAGGATGACACCCTCTTAGGCAATGACTCACTCTGTCTGGACAAGATGAAGTGTGATTTAGTGGATCACTTAACTGGTAGTACAACGACTGGGCTTGTAATTGGTGATAATAAAATAGGGGAGCAAAGTGTACATGCAAAGCAGTCAGCTCTGGAAGTGGAGTCAAGTTTTCTTGATGCGTTGATTTTGGACTCAGCTGACTTGGGTTCTTTGCCTGCTTCAGTTCACAGTGAGTGTGAGGAAGACTACATGGGGCTTAAATATAGTtataaagcaaacaaaaaagGAACCAAATCGCAGAGTTTTAATGATATTAGTGAACATGTGACTAGTGATTTCTTGCACATGCTGGAAAGCGAGCGCAGTCTCTCTGGCTCAAAGTTCAATGGCGAACCTGAGTCTCCCAGAGAACAACTCTTAAGAGAATTTGAAAGAGAAGCTTTCCTTTCTGGCAATTTTGTAATAGATTTTGATGCCGCGGAGGAGCGGGTGAGATTTGATTGGGGGGCTTTAGTTGGATCTTCTTCTGAAGATAACCCTGCAGATTCTATTCTCACTTTAGCTCTTCAAGATGCTGAAGAGGAATATGAGCAGTCTAGTCAGTCATTGAGGCACAGAAGAAAGGTCAAAATGCTTGAAGATCTAGAGACTGAAGTTTTAATGCGTGAGTGGGGGTTGGATGAAAAAGCCTTTCAGAATTCTCCTCGATGTTCCTCTGGTGGCTTTGGGAGTCCAATTGAACTACCTTCACAGGAGCCAGTTGAGTCACCTTTGCTTGGAGAAGGTTTTGGTCCATCTATTCAGACTGTAGGAGGAGGTTTCTTGAGGACTATGATGCCCTCGCTCTTCAGGAATGCTAAAAATGGCATCAACTTAATACTGCAAGTTTCTAGACCAGTTGTGTTACCTGCAAGAATGGGTTCTAGTAACATAAAGGTACTCCAGCACCTTGCATCAATTGAAATCGAAAAGCTTTCTAAGCAGATCGATAAAGCCATGCCTTTGGAGGACATTACTGGTAGGACTTTGCAACAAATAGCCTGTGAAGCTGCTTCCAAAACCATATG GCAGGCTCTTTTGCATCATGAAACAGCATCGAGCCAAAAATTCAAGGAACAGGAGTGTGGTTTGAGCTGTCATAACCCGGTCTCAGACTCGGCATCTCTAGAAGATGTTGTGCTCTTGGCCATGGATAAGATTGAAGCCCTAACAATTGAAGGTTTGAGAACTCAATGTGGGATGACAGATGAGGAGGCACCTTCAAGAATTATTCCACACTTCGAAACGCCTGCTTCTCaaagaaattatgcaaattttcATGAGCTTATGGGCTTGGAAGATGATGCATTTCTCCTTTACGATGTTCATAATGGTGACAATGATGCTTATGAATTGATGGATTTCTATGTAACTTTGGATGAGTGGTTGAGGCTTGACGCTGGAGTTAGTACTGGAAACCAGGATGAAAGTGGGGAGAGCACTAGAAAGATACTAGTGGTCCATCATGAAAAGTGCGAGGACAGCTCCAGAGAGAAGCTGATTGATGACATACATCCTAATGAGGCATCTGGTATAAGGAGCGGCATTTTACGGAACAACCTCACCGTAGCCTTCAGGGTGCAGCTGAGGGACCCTCTTAGAAACTTTGAAGCTGTTGGTGATCCAATGCTTGCTCTGGTTCATGTAGAGAGAAGATATGTTCAACAAGATGTTTCAGAggggagaaaggaggaggaagacgacaATATGCCCGCGAGAGATGGAATAGCCATTTCTTCGTTTAGAATCACTGAACTCCATCTGGCAGGCATAGACGCCAAACCGGACGAGAAGCATTCATGGGGAACTACAAGACAGCGACAATTGGGCACCCGGTGGTTATTTGCAAGTGGTTTGGGTAAGGCTACTAAACAACCACTCGCGAAATCAAAAGCTGTGGTGAAATCATCGCTAGGAGTGACGACAAAGGTGCCACGTGCAGATATTTTGTGGAGCATCTCTCCTTATGCTCATGGCATTGAAAGCAATTCTAAGAAGTCTGGACGACTACCCACACACGTGCGAAATCCCGACGTCATCTTTCATTCATCTTTCTAA
- the LOC104436327 gene encoding probable WRKY transcription factor 50, with translation MSDSPNLRSPDSPDMDFNDQSDFELSEFLKIDEWLGDDPASMVHGAPANYFYQNEADDSIGSSSNPEGPSRHAEGGKEKKEVKERFAFKTKSEVEILDDGFKWRKYGKKMVKNSPNPRNYYRCSVEGCPVKKRVERDRDDPRYVITTYEGIHNHQGPF, from the exons ATGTCCGACAGTCCTAACCTCCGGTCGCCGGACTCACCGGACATGGACTTCAACGACCAGTCCGATTTCGAGCTCTCGGAGTTCTTAAAGATCGATGAGTGGCTAGGTGATGATCCAGCTTCCATGGTCCATGGGGCGCCGGCTAATTATTTTTACCAGAATGAGGCTGACGATTCCATCGGATCTAGCAGCAACCCGGAAGGCCCCAGTCGAC ACGCCGAAGGcggaaaggagaagaaggaagttAAAGAAAGGTTCGCCTTCAAGACGAAATCCGAGGTTGAGATACTAGATGACGGATTCAAGTGGAGGAAGTACGGGAAGAAGATGGTGAAGAACAGTCCGAATCCGAG GAACTACTATCGGTGTTCGGTGGAAGGCTGTCCTGTGAAGAAGAGAGTCGAACGGGACAGAGACGACCCAAGGTATGTAATAACAACATACGAGGGCATCCATAATCACCAAGGGCCCTTCTAG